The following are encoded together in the Adhaeribacter arboris genome:
- the porV gene encoding type IX secretion system outer membrane channel protein PorV yields MTKISKKLVTALTVGSLFISHLSRAQFTGSNVVTTAVPVLTIAPDARAAGMGDAGVATSPDNNASFWNPAKLGFVTTDFSASASYSPWLRNIINDMSISYLSGVKKVSERSAFSASLMYFDLGDIQFTDEQGNPVQQFNPKEYFVSFGYGQQLSENLSLGIGARFIHSNLSAGINDSKPGNSVAADIGIYYNKDLTIGARNYNLALGGNISNIGAKINYVNADRKDFLPTNLKLGTAFTMELDPYNTLTLAVDANKLLVPSLGANTGQSVPSAIFSSFSDAPGGASEELQEVILNTGLEYWYNQLFAARLGYFYESPNKGDRHYLSLGAGIRYQKFGIDFAYLVPNGDRSNPLASTLRFTLHFNLSNEEGTGTTVPTE; encoded by the coding sequence ATGACTAAAATCTCCAAAAAACTGGTAACTGCCTTAACGGTTGGTTCACTTTTTATTTCTCATTTGTCGCGTGCTCAGTTTACTGGCTCTAACGTGGTTACTACCGCTGTACCAGTTTTAACAATAGCTCCTGATGCACGGGCAGCCGGAATGGGCGACGCTGGGGTAGCCACTTCACCCGATAATAATGCCTCTTTTTGGAATCCGGCAAAACTGGGATTTGTTACTACCGATTTTAGTGCGAGTGCCTCTTATTCTCCCTGGTTGCGCAATATCATTAATGATATGTCCATCTCTTATTTATCGGGAGTTAAGAAAGTAAGTGAGCGTTCTGCGTTCTCTGCCTCTCTCATGTATTTTGATCTGGGAGATATTCAGTTTACCGATGAACAGGGTAATCCAGTCCAGCAATTTAATCCGAAAGAATATTTTGTAAGTTTTGGCTATGGTCAGCAGTTAAGCGAGAACTTAAGTTTAGGTATTGGAGCGCGTTTTATTCATTCTAATCTTTCAGCGGGTATTAATGACTCCAAACCAGGCAATTCTGTTGCAGCAGATATTGGCATTTACTACAATAAAGACCTAACCATTGGCGCTCGTAATTATAACTTAGCTTTAGGTGGAAACATATCTAATATCGGAGCTAAAATCAACTATGTAAATGCCGATCGTAAAGACTTTCTACCAACTAACTTAAAATTGGGAACAGCTTTTACCATGGAACTGGACCCCTATAACACCTTAACGCTTGCCGTAGATGCGAATAAATTATTAGTTCCTTCGTTAGGAGCTAATACCGGGCAAAGCGTACCTAGTGCTATATTTTCATCATTTAGCGATGCCCCCGGTGGAGCTAGCGAAGAATTACAGGAAGTAATTTTAAATACTGGTTTAGAGTACTGGTATAATCAATTATTCGCGGCTCGTCTGGGCTACTTTTACGAAAGCCCTAACAAAGGCGATCGGCATTACTTAAGCTTAGGAGCCGGAATCCGGTATCAGAAATTCGGGATTGACTTTGCTTATTTGGTTCCTAACGGCGATAGAAGCAATCCATTAGCAAGTACTCTCCGGTTTACTTTGCACTTTAACTTAAGTAACGAAGAAGGTACTGGTACTACTGTTCCAACTGAGTAA